From one Solanum lycopersicum chromosome 12, SLM_r2.1 genomic stretch:
- the LOC101266307 gene encoding protein DETOXIFICATION 30-like has protein sequence MEENKVPFLPSITPSSKASFDADEDDIRSINGVKSFVKEFHYESKKLWYLAGPAIFTSLCQYSLGAVTQIFAGHVGTIQLAAVSIQISVIAGFSEGILLGMGSALETLCGQAYGAKQKDMLGIYMQRSWIILNVTALVLMFLNIFATQILRFIGQQEKIAEWAGQFSLWMIPMVFAYAFEFPIMKFLQAQSKIMTMAVIAGVSCAMHALLTWIFMLKLGLGLAAGAVILNCSWWLMVTAKMVYILWGNSCGDAWSGFSWEAFKNLWGFVRLSLASGVMICLELWYFMSLILAAGYVEDAEIAVDATSICANIIGWTFMLCIGFNAAISVRVSNELGAGHPRRAKLSVLVVSITSLVIGALLTILLLLTRSQYPLLFTNNVKVQKMVYDLTPVLGLTLFINTLQPTLSGVAIGAGWQEHVAYVNIICYYVIGIPLGLFLTFFMKWGMPGMWYGMLLGTTIQTSVLIWITARTDWDKEASVAGERIKQLGGNKSLGVIDGYAIN, from the exons ATGGAGGAAAATAAAGTACCATTTCTTCCTTCAATTACGCCTTCTTCAAAGGCTTCTTTTGATGCCGACGAAGATGATATTAGATCGATCAATGGTGTTAAAAGCTTCGTAAAGGAATTCCATTACGAATCGAAAAAGCTATGGTACTTAGCAGGACCTGCCATTTTCACTTCCCTTTGTCAATACTCATTAGGTGCTGTTACTCAAATCTTTGCTGGTCATGTTGGAACTATTCAACTTGCTGCTGTTTCTATCCAAATCTCTGTTATTGCTGGATTTTCAGAAGGAATACTG ttGGGAATGGGAAGTGCATTAGAGACTCTGTGTGGGCAAGCATATGGAGCTAAACAAAAAGATATGCTGGGGATTTATATGCAGAGATCATGGATAATACTGAACGTAACTGCgttagttttaatgtttttgaatatatttgcAACACAAATTCTAAGATTCATTGGGCAACAAGAGAAGATAGCAGAATGGGCAGGGCAATTTTCGTTGTGGATGATACCAATGGTTTTTGCTTATGCATTTGAGTTTCCTATCATGAAATTTCTTCAAGCTCAAAGCAAAATTATGACTATGGCCGTTATAGCTGGAGTTTCATGTGCTATGCACGCGTTGTTAACCTGGATTTTTATGTTGAAATTGGGTTTGGGTTTGGCCGCTGGAGCAGTGATTCTGAATTGTTCATGGTGGCTTATGGTGACTGCAAAAATGGTGTATATTTTGTGGGGAAATTCATGTGGTGATGCTTGGTCTGGATTTTCATGGGAGGCATTCAAAAATTTGTGGGGATTTGTTAGATTATCTCTTGCATCTGGGGTTATGATATG CTTGGAACTTTGGTATTTCATGTCCTTGATTCTAGCCGCAGGTTACGTTGAGGATGCAGAAATCGCTGTCGATGCTACTTCCATATG TGCAAACATAATAGGATGGACGTTCATGTTGTGTATTGGATTCAATGCTGCGATAAG TGTAAGGGTATCAAATGAACTAGGAGCAGGACATCCAAGAAGAGCAAAGCTTTCAGTATTAGTGGTGTCAATAACTTCACTTGTAATTGGTGCATTATTGACAATATTACTCTTACTAACACGAAGCCAATATCCACTTTTGTTCACAAATAATGTGAAAGTTCAAAAAATGGTATATGATCTTACTCCTGTATTGGGACTTACACTCTTCATCAACACTCTCCAACCTACACTCTCTG GGGTGGCAATTGGAGCAGGGTGGCAAGAACATGTTGCTTATGTGAACATAATATGTTATTATGTCATTGGAATACCTTTGGGtctctttcttactttcttcaTGAAATGGGGCATGCCG gGCATGTGGTATGGGATGTTATTAGGAACTACAATTCAAACTAGTGTTCTCATTTGGATAACTGCAAGAACTGATTGGGACAAGGAG GCTTCTGTTGCTGGGGAGAGAATAAAGCAACTAGGAGGAAACAAAAGCTTGGGTGTCATTGATGGGTATGCCATCAATTAA
- the LOC138340206 gene encoding uncharacterized protein codes for MEMELLGRNKLGFVDGLLSRSEYEGDLKKIWDRCNAIVISWLTCNVSKGRLSRILYASSAHKERGQILMMNNLPNVNQAYAMVIQDKSQKGIVGVVHDGIESTTLSTLRQTGIKQFQKKGYNNLYCDFCNMKGHTSDRCFKLMKCEHCYATGHVKSNCYQLIGYRADFKSKKKVNAAIGGKVCDDQIVTQDQLMQMMKKATPEQMTQMLNVLNMNTTNQPHRSAHMEGEVFRNVLCVPAFKFNLFIFQDLSSGKVKGIGGIDDGLYVLKLQGMQQGNVNTIRTMSSIGKTIDPTLWHIRLGHIPMGVLRRIKARQTRDPFPISNDKADANFDLVQMDVWGLTSCLLTMGKVLKQFLSMIKTQFGNIVKVFRSDNGGEFFNANCSELFTPNGILHQSSFPHTPRQNGVVERKHRHILETATAIKIQSNLPDKFWGECVETAIWGMHFLDLGGTEMNSEHETPTTAITENFDSEPGHSEVPSCTLEEEHVEEEHVMEEHVTNVHDQVVLKKSHRTVRPSIWQADYVLPGKAARNLKDNRWIEAMQSEIQALEENHTWKIVQLHVDKKDIGCKWVYKIKCNANGEVDRFKARLVTKGYNQREGLDYQETFSPVVKMGLHQMDVFNAFLQGDLDEEVYMEIPLFNHQSGKGEVYVDDLLITGNDHQLILETKTMLKDTFKIKDLDDLSKSAIQIAANPVSHKRTKHIDIDCHFIREKMQHELVQPVYLNITEQPADLLTKGLTSNQHSYLVSKLELKNIFHTPSLREDVKQLIKCTAVH; via the exons ATGGAGATGGAATTATTAGGAAGAAACAAGTTAGGTTTTGTGGATGGATTACTTTCCAGGAGTGAATATGAAGGGGATTTGAAGAAGATTTGGGATCGATGTAATGCGATTGTAATTTCATGGCTTACATGCAATGTGAGCAAGGGTCGGCTTAGTCGAATCTTATACGCGTCAAGTGCACACaag GAAAGGGGACAGATCTTAATGATGAATAATTTGCCTAATGTAAACCAAGCATATGCAATGGTTATCCAAGATAAAAGTCAAAAGGGAATTGTAGGAGTTGTACATGATGGAATAGAATCAACAACTTTGTCTACTTTAAGACAAACTGGAATCAAACAGTTTCAAAAGAAAGGATATAACAATCTCTATTGTGATTTCTGTAACATGAAAGGCCATACAAGCGATAGATGCTTCAAGTTGATGAAATGTGAACATTGTTATGCGACAGGGCATGTTAAGAGCAATTGTTATCAACTAATTGGGTACCGTGCAGATTTCAAGTCAAAGAAGAAGGTTAATGCTGctataggagggaaagtgtgtgATGATCAAATAGTTACACAAGATCAGCTTATGCAAATGATGAAAAAGGCCACACCAGAACAAATGACGCAGATGTTAAATGTATTAAACATGAATACCACAAACCAACCACATAGGAGTGCTCATATGGAAG GTGAAGTATTTAGGAATGTGTTATGTGTCCCAGCATTCAAGTTTAATCTATT CATATTTCAGGACCTCTCATCTGGGAAGGTGAAGGGGATTGGTGGTATAGACGATGGTCTTTATGTCCTAAAACTGCAAGGAATGCAACAAGGGAATGTGAATACAATCAGGACAATGTCTTCTATTGGGAAAACCATTGATCCTACTCTTTGGCATATTAGATTGGGACACATTCCTATGGGAGTACTTAGAAGAATAAAG GCTAGACAAACTAGAGATCCTTTTCCCATTAGCAATGATAAAGCAGATGCTAATTTTGATTTGGTTCAGATGGATGTTTGGGGCCTTACAAGTTGCCTACTCACGATGGGAAAAG TTCTAAAACAATTTCTATCAATGATAAAAACACAGTTTGGCAACATTGTGAAGGTGTTTAGATCTGATAATGGAGGTGAATTCTTTAATGCAAATTGTAGTGAATTATTTACACCAAATGGAATATTGCACCAAAGTTCTTTTCCTCATACACCACGACAAAATGGTGTTGTAGAAAGAAAACACAGGCATATTTTGGAGACTGCTACAGCAATCAAAATACAAAGTAATCTTCCTGACAAGTTCTGGGGGGAATGTGTGGAGACTGCAATAT GGGGCATGCACTTTCTTGATCTTGGAGGGACTGAAATGAATAGTGAACATGAAACACCAACCACTGCTATTACTGAGAATTTTGATAGTGAACCAGGTCACAGTGAGGTACCTTCATGTACACTTGAAGAAGAACATGTGGAGGAGGAACATGTCATGGAGGAACATGTCACAAATGTACATGACCAGGTTGTTTTAAAGAAGTCACATAGGACTGTTAGGCCTTCTATTTGGCAAGCAGATTATGTTTTACCTGGGAAAGCAGCTAGAAATT TGAAAGATAACAGATGGATTGAAGCTATGCAAAGTGAAATCCAGGCCCTAGAAGAGAATCATACATGGAAAATTGTACAGCTACATGTGGATAAGAAAGACATAGGATGTAagtgggtgtacaaaattaagtGCAATGCCAATGGAGAAGTAGACAGATTTAAAGCTCGCCTAGTTACCAAAGGATACAATCAGAGAGAAGGCTTAGATTATCAAGAAACTTTCTCCCCAGTAGTGAAGATG GGActacatcaaatggatgtttTTAATGCATTTCTTCAAGGTGATTTGGATGAAGAAGTGTACATGGAAATTCCATTATTCAATCATCAAAGTGGGAAAGGGGAG GTCTATGTTGATGACCTGCTTATCACAGGGAATGATCACCAACTAATTTTGGAGACAAAAACAATGCTCAAAGATACTTTCAAGATCAAAGATTTGGATGACTTAAG CAAATCTGCCATTCAAATTGCTGCAAATCCAGTTTCTCACAAACGTACCAAACATATTgacattgattgtcattttatcCGAGAAAAGATGCAACATGAACTAGTTCAACCAGTGTATCTGAACATAACAGAGCAGCCAGCAGATCTACTTACCAAAGGACTCACAAGCAATCAACACTCTTATCTTGTTTCCAAGCTAGAATTGAAGAATATCTTTCATACTCCTAGCTTGAGGGAGGATGTTAAACAATTGATTAAATGCACTGCAGTGCACTAA